A region of Culicoides brevitarsis isolate CSIRO-B50_1 chromosome 1, AGI_CSIRO_Cbre_v1, whole genome shotgun sequence DNA encodes the following proteins:
- the LOC134827287 gene encoding uncharacterized protein LOC134827287 translates to MSPSAGKSPPSSTRSSSSYDIKDVRPEFSNEAVEKENQRPPIYNPEDYLLSLKKYSKIGASDKCQSVYEKFSETSNDDEAEKKEKLQMSRSKTLPAKSKASKRNSTTSNNTEDSTEMTLRQFGSITDLLTKLRSDLRCSFLSFVQEFVATPVDGVTLLLETLRALQLSQSAALDKTSSVTNGFRTHAFQRRALLDELACLQCLSICCSRTPEAGTRLGTTPIGLLPLAVSATGTGIRSRITAIQLLTVACDKVALSDGSHRVASNGHSAVSDALSTLRLRCGEPVRFRLMVGMFNSGGGSGELQTFGLKFINTLMESAETLQDKLYLQAELHQAGFDPKLMTKTVASTSVWFEKLHEELKRWEVQKIDVESLQTIALNAEQLRSKLITLERRVTTLQDEKSLLATMESRLQERCAELQREVRKLRQMQHEQNTSHKSPVALPRQALPESSSKRINSEHEDEGISGSDAGHSISPDPSSEENFMRKGSNMSSNKFSILLTENNSPTSEKERNLEENIEDVIEELENIVSDAERDILHENNSQSPETSEIQLSEQYSSYEQYSSEYEIIPSNLLPAPPKKTKSLIHLFCNPSDVDSSDYMIVDAPQQVRNPFFRNEEDPVQDRARKIYIDDPIVYPEDRLPPPDVVHNARRHSRDNTNRAILNVIMDAREKERRAHSLERDVTVMPPPQQYNGVFFIGSESNNRQHEREQNSRRQVSKSLDRMANCGVDSMIDVIEPQSYNARIIERGRQPLPQVALTKPRTSGNKVPSASHQQTFNSNFKYNPGTLHYGMPITARGTSRASSSNLGPRVTDIVSGLY, encoded by the exons ATGTCGCCAAGTGCAGGAAAAAGTCCCCCAAGCAGTACAcgatcatcatcgtcatacGATATCAAAGATGTGAGACCTGAGTTTAGCAATGAAGCTgttgaaaaa gaaaatcaaCGCCCTCCAATTTACAATCCCGAAGACTATTTGCTCTCTCTCAAAAAATACAGCAAAATTGGCGCAAGTGACAAATGTCAGTCAGTATATGAGAAATTCAGTGAGACAAGTAATGATGATGAAgcggaaaaaaaggaaaaacttcaaatgaGTCGATCGAAAACGCTACCGGCGAAAAGCAAAGCAAGTAAACGGAATTCAACGACATCAAATAACACGGAAGATTCGACGGAAATGACTCTCAGACAATTTGGATCAATTACTGATCTGTTGACAAAATTGAGATCGGATTTGAGATGTTCCTTCttgag ttttgttcAAGAATTCGTTGCGACGCCAGTTGATGGAGTAACTCTCTTGTTAGAAACATTGCGCGCTTTGCAATTAAGTCAATCAGCTGCTTTGGATAAAACATCTTCAGTTACAAATGGCTTTCGAACTCATGCTTTTCAACGAAGAGCTTTGTTGGATGAACTTGCTTGTTT ACAATGTTTGAGTATTTGTTGCTCTCGAACTCCTGAAGCAGGAACAAGATTGGGAACAACGCCAATTGGATTATTGCCTCTTGCTGTTTCTGCAACAGGAACAGGAATTCGTTCACGTATTACTGCAATTCAGTTATTGACTGTCGCTTGCGATAAAGTTGCCTTATCGGATGGATCTCATCGTGTTGCTTCAAACGGGCATTCAGCAGTTTCAGATGCTCTTTCAACTTTGAGACTTCGATGCGGAGAGCCTGTTAGATTTCGACTGATGGTTGGTATGTTCAATAGCGGAGGCGGATCCGGAGAGTTGCAAACTTTcggtttgaaatttataaatacttTAATGGAAAGCGCCGAAACACTTCAAGATAAACTCTATTTGCAAGCAGAATTACATCAAGCTGGATTTGATCCAAAATTGATGACAAAAACGGTAGCATCAACTTCAGTTTGGTTCGAAAAGCTACATGAAGAACTCAAACGATGGgaagtgcaaaaaattgacGTTGAATCGTTACAAACGATCGCTTTGAATGCTGAACAACTTCGGAGTAAACTGATAACGTTGGAAAGGCGAGTTACAACACTTcaagatgaaaaaagtttgttggCAACAATGGAAAGTCGTTTACAGGAAAGATGTGCAGAATTGCAACGAGAAGTTAGAAAGTTACGACAAATGCAACACGAACAAAATACTTCACACAAAAGTCCCGTTGCTCTTCCGCGACAAGCACTTCCCGAAAGTTCTTCAAAACGAATTAATTCAGAACATGAAGATGAAGGCATTAGCGGTTCAGATGCGGGACATAGCATCAGTCCTGATCCTTCAAGTGAAGAAAACTTTATGAGAAAAGGATCGAATATGAGTTCAAACAAGTTTAGTATTTTGTTGACAGAGAACAACTCTCCAACTTCCGAAAAAGAACgaaatttggaagaaaatattgaagatgTCATTGAAGAATTGGAAAATATCGTTTCTGATGCTGAAAGAgatattttgcatgaaaataatAGTCAATCGCCCGAAACTTCCGAAATTCAATTAAGTGAGCAATACAGCAGTTACGAGCAATATTCAAGCGAATATGAAATCATTCCGTCGAATCTTCTTCCTGCGCCtccaaaaaagacaaaatcctTAATTCATCTTTTTTGCAACCCATCCGATGTTGATTCCTCCGATTATATGATCGTCGATGCTCCGCAACAAGTGAGAAATCCCTTTTTCCGTAACGAAGAAGATCCCGTTCAAGATCGTgctcgaaaaatttacattgacGATCCCATTGTATATCCCGAAGATCGTTTACCTCCGCCCGATGTCGTTCATAATGCACGTCGTCACAGCAGAGATAACACAAATCGCGCAATTTTGAATGTCATTATGGATGCACGTGAAAAAGAACGTCGAGCACATTCGTTAGAGAGAGATGTTACTGTAATGCCGCCGCCTCAGCAATATAACGGAGTGTTTTTCATCGGAAGTGAATCGAATAATCGCCAACATGAAAGAGAGCAAAATTCGCGTCGTCAGGTCTCAAAAAGTCTCGATCGTATGGCAAATTGTGGCGTGGATTCCATGATCGATGTTATCGAACCACAAAGTTATAATGCAAGAATTATCGAGCGTGGAAGACAACCATTGCCGCAAGTTGCTCTGACAAAACCTCGAACTTCAGGTAACAAAGTCCCATCAGCATCCCATCAGCAAACATTCAattccaattttaaatataaccCTGGCACGTTACATTATGGCATGCCAATTACGGCGAGAGGAACAAGTCGCGCAAGTTCAAGCAATTTAGGGCCGCGTGTTACAGATATTGTTTCAGGATTATATTGA
- the LOC134838520 gene encoding uncharacterized protein LOC134838520 yields the protein MKFCGFLIFLLLASSPLSANGFGLATVGIEFFEFIIGKAFEVSWDPIQGLFAKQETEFEKIGKKLDEIVIKIDNLTTDFKNAIKDVKNHVTLELKASKIQELQDKIEQKFELTMDYMSHLETLENVTIAERINELTNGPDSVDNLISQFHIKVFGKDTLYLNNIVEAIRENKHHFSTNTGSPEEVVLYKFFLTMLSVEYKAMLMQKINCYLKFRLAMGKFRTEMKIHEDRFVKRVRQSIERMRNAFLSSNRDLYKLDTKNYRSGDTFAEVTRFNQIYFTSESNFKSCWSRCEDYSRPRHNFSEEYSYPQRSCKGTISNCRSEYTNAYHVWTTIGNEDQRYQYVAMKQSYDTFKPGYRYGQMSQVTNSSRIVDFTGWVRGFAHCDICRCQCDEPRDEKSLRRFSTTPLFSDTDENLVITGVQIAVENNAFVLKIHQAKLLPLGKVDSTVTVKMNEPSSNDKFFTLRFNKKSVHMGTAKIDTAKYPDFVATMVRFYEKDKNLALQVRFTRFNYTTGQLFDANNAKNNVHVLNNISKNVIVRGKRGNCPIKYTDNVPSVDTSVGLVQFGPSSLHDDVGQRTVPFIDLQGVRSEQTALTGIGLQFRARENSGGYISPTLVTYPMFFGTKVLDAKLLLQ from the coding sequence atgaaattttgcggatttttaatttttttgttgctcgcTTCGTCGCCTCTTTCTGCTAATGGATTTGGTCTTGCCACTGTCGGTATAGAATTCTTTGAATTCATAATTGGAAAGGCTTTTGAAGTTTCATGGGACCCAATTCAAGGCTTGTTTGCCAAACAAGAAACTGAGTTTgagaaaattggtaaaaaactTGATGAAATAGTtatcaaaattgacaatttgaCGACGGATTTCAAAAATGCCATAAAAGATGTCAAAAATCACGTGACTTTAGAACTAAAAGCGAGCAAAATACAAGAATTACAGGacaaaattgagcaaaaatttgagttaacgATGGATTATATGAGTCATTTGGAAACATTGGAAAACGTAACAATCGCGGAACGAATAAATGAGTTAACAAACGGGCCGGATTCAGTTGACAATTTGATATCTCAATTCCATATCAAAGTATTCGGGAAAGATACGTTGTATTTGAATAACATTGTAGAAGCAATTCGCGAAAATAAGCATCATTTTAGTACAAATACGGGAAGCCCAGAGGAAGTTGTCTTGTACAAATTCTTCTTGACGATGCTTTCTGTCGAATACAAGGCAATGTTGATGCAAAAGATAAACTGTTATCTCAAATTCCGTTTAGCTATGGGAAAATTCCGCACCGAAATGAAAATTCACGAGGATCGTTTTGTAAAACGAGTACGTCAGTCGATAGAACGCATGCGAAACGCTTTCTTGTCATCGAATCGCGACTTGTACAAACTTGATACCAAAAATTACAGAAGCGGAGATACATTTGCCGAAGTTACGcgtttcaatcaaatttatttcacgtCAGAATCtaatttcaaaagttgttGGAGCAGATGCGAAGACTATTCGAGACCTCGGCATAATTTTAGCGAGGAATATTCATATCCGCAAAGATCGTGCAAAGGAACTATATCGAATTGTCGCAGTGAATACACAAATGCATATCATGTTTGGACTACAATTGGCAACGAGGATCAACGATATCAATATGTAGCGATGAAACAGAGTTACGACACTTTTAAACCGGGATATCGTTACGGACAAATGTCGCAGGTAACAAATAGCTCGAGAATTGTCGATTTCACAGGATGGGTTCGGGGATTCGCACATTGCGATATTTGTCGTTGTCAGTGCGACGAACCACGAGATGAAAAATCATTGAGAAGATTTTCAACGACGCCTTTGTTTTCAGATACGGATGAAAATTTAGTAATAACAGGAGTACAAATCGCAGTTGAAAACAACGcatttgtgttgaaaatccATCAAGCAAAATTATTACCATTGGGAAAAGTCGATTCAACTGTTACTGTTAAAATGAATGAACCATCTTCGAATGATAAGTTTTTCACGTTAcggtttaacaaaaaatccgtTCATATGGGCACCGCGAAAATTGATACCGCAAAATATCCCGATTTTGTCGCTACTATGGTTCGATTCTATGAAAAAGATAAGAATTTAGCGCTTCAAGTTCGTTTTACGCGATTCAATTATACCACAGGTCAACTTTTCGACGccaataatgcaaaaaataatgtacATGTGTTGAacaatatttcgaaaaatgtcaTCGTGCGAGGCAAGAGAGGAAATTGTCCCATTAAATATACTGATAATGTTCCTTCAGTCGATACAAGCGTAGGATTGGTGCAATTTGGACCCAGTAGCTTGCATGATGATGTTGGACAACGTACTGTTCCTTTTATAGATTTGCAAGGAGTAAGATCGGAGCAAACAGCATTAACGGGCATCGGATTGCAATTCAGAGCACGTGAAAATAGCGGAGGATATATATCGCCAACTTTAGTTACATATCCAATGTTCTTCGGAACTAAGGTTCTTGATGCTAAGCTTTTGTTGCAATAG
- the LOC134827081 gene encoding insulin-like growth factor-binding protein complex acid labile subunit has product MSSTLFTTLLLYITLCPLLSSVASLHCPNQCKCDDEKLDINCEEGHLDVLPIALNPSIERLVIKNNKIRTIDSSIHFYTQLTLIDLSYNQLFTIPEKTFQYQRKLQQLHLNHNKIGNISNKTFIGLSELAVLNLRGNLIDTLDAKAFMSLSNLEELNLGQNRIMKIHVNAFDGLENLKILYLDDNILGGIPSMSFSPMSKLAELYLGVNSLLKIDAGTFKSLPELTKLDIRGGMIMNISYDAFKGIEQLKSLNLADNRFTRIPTEAFSSLTRLEDLFLGQGEFEIVPAYAFIGLKHLKRVDMTGSNKLRVVKDGAFSKNVNLRSVSIASNRVLGVIEGNAFLGLAFLKHVNLRGNALTTIFESWFSWNELDSLDISDNPINCDCEVVRVIQTIFPSNKITLLNNTLCASPDPLRGLPLSDLSYDMLGCAYLNSRESDLIGITLVIIAAVITATFLIIFRFRARIKEALKRSWDAKCFQTSEFQRPYHKASSEEDFLPRQSNFYSYNINSTLSFYPHLESPQQNLPSPQLYSPVTPLPVTEL; this is encoded by the coding sequence ATGTCTTCAACACTCTTTACGACGCTCCTTTTGTACATCACTCTGTGCCCATTGTTGTCATCAGTTGCTTCGCTTCATTGTCCCAATCAATGCAAGTGCGACGATGAAAAGCTCGATATAAATTGTGAAGAGGGACATTTAGATGTCTTGCCTATTGCTCTCAACCCGTCAATTGAGCGTCTTGTaatcaaaaacaacaaaattcgaACAATTGATTCTTCCATTCACTTTTACACTCAACTAACATTAATTGACTTGTCGTACAATCAATTGTTCACAATTCCCGAAAAGACGTTTCAGTACCAACGGAAGCTGCAACAACTTCATTTGAATCATAACAAAATTGGAAATATCTCGAATAAAACGTTCATCGGCTTGAGCGAATTGGCAGTCCTCAATTTGAGAGGAAATTTGATCGATACGTTAGATGCGAAAGCTTTTATGTCGCTATCCAATCTGGAAGAACTCAATTTGGGTCAAAATCGGATAATGAAGATACATGTAAATGCCTTTGATGGTTtggaaaacttgaaaattctttaCCTGGATGATAATATTCTCGGAGGAATTCCATCGATGAGCTTCAGTCCGATGTCTAAACTCGCAGAATTGTATCTCGGCGTGAATTCGTTGCTCAAAATTGATGCGGGTACATTCAAATCGTTGCCTGAACTGACTAAACTCGATATTCGGGGAGGTATGATAATGAACATTAGTTACGATGCGTTCAAAGGTATTGAACAACTGAAAAGTTTGAATCTCGCTGACAATCGTTTTACGCGAATCCCAACGGAAGCATTTAGTTCATTGACGAGATTGGAAGACTTGTTTTTGGGACAGGGAGAATTCGAAATTGTGCCAGCTTATGCATTTATTGGATTGAAGCACTTGAAACGAGTTGATATGACGGGATCTAACAAACTACGGGTAGTTAAAGATGGAGCCTTCAGTAAAAATGTGAATCTACGAAGTGTGTCGATCGCTTCAAATCGTGTTTTGGGCGTCATTGAAGGAAATGCTTTTCTTGGTTTAGCATTTTTGAAACATGTAAATCTACGAGGAAATGCTCTCACGACAATTTTCGAATCTTGGTTTTCATGGAATGAATTAGACTCACTTGATATCTCTGACAATCCCATCAACTGCGATTGTGAAGTTGTACGTGTCATACAAACAATTTTCCCaagcaataaaataactttgctCAACAACACGCTGTGTGCGAGTCCCGATCCGCTGCGTGGCTTACCGTTGAGCGATCTTTCATACGATATGCTCGGATGTGCATATCTCAATTCACGAGAAAGTGATTTGATTGGTATTACTCTCGTGATTATTGCTGCTGTCATAACTGCAACATTTCTCATCATCTTTCGCTTTAGAGCACGAATCAAAGAAGCCCTGAAACGATCATGGGACGCAAAATGCTTTCAAACATCCGAATTTCAGAGACCTTACCACAAAGCAAGTTCCGAAGAAGACTTTTTACCGAGACAATCAAACTTTTATAGTTACAACATAAACTCGACGCTGAGTTTCTATCCGCATTTGGAAAGTCCGCAACAAAATTTACCATCGCCTCAATTGTATTCGCCCGTAACTCCGTTACCCGTTACCGAATTATAG
- the LOC134838541 gene encoding fatty-acid amide hydrolase 2-B-like, whose amino-acid sequence MNIEDRKKQSSTKLTVGLTVVKYCGKAYLPFLQRRYRHRKNLPSVENPLLLLSATDLANAIRSREISSVVVVQAYIDRIRAVNPILNAVIEDRFDAALDDALKADKLCNELSVDELREKYPLLGVPFTVKESVGVEGMSQHVGVVARKGMKCEKEGPLMRNLRQAGAIPLCVTNIPEWCCNWETHNVIQGRTFNPYNTSYTPGGSSGGEAALLGAAASLFGVGTDFMGSIRLPAMFCGVFGHRPTRPLVSLEKSVPDWPDPTIQKIMATGPMCRYAKDLPLLLKIMIGENVELAKLDEVVDLKSVKILMPTTFANSIEDTPVDKEIVEKLNLAAEELKKLGCKVERIEIDYNGLFERLLSKYLSADLKEVIDNMTDIPKRDGCNLPFLREYLKWGMGKSTHNIYAIHAQLLIRFNRYYPTHQNVPLIDAFEKQMKNILQNDSVLLFPTFPTAAFKHHGFVKSIPAMVYILLASVFNLPATSIPMGLNKEQMPIGIQVIGGPFQDRLCLSVAQFLETKFGGWVPPPSE is encoded by the exons ATGAATATTGAAGATAGAAAGAAACAGAGCTCGACAAAACTAACGGTCGGCTTAACTGTTGTAAAATATTGCGGAAAAGCGTATTTGCCATTTCTTCAGCGACGCTATCGACATCGGAAAAACTTACCTTCAGTCGAAAatccattgttgttgttgtcagcAACTGATTTGGCAAATGCGATTAGAAGCAGGGAAATTTCATCGGTAGTTGTCGTTCAAGCGTACATCGATCGAATACGAGCTGTAAATCCAATACTGAATGCCGTAATTGAGGATAGGTTTGATGCGGCACTCGATGATGCGCTAAAAGCCGACAAATTGTGCAACGAATTATCTGTTGATGAATTACGAGAGAAATATCCCTTACTTGGAGTGCCATTTACTGTCAAAGAATCTGTCGGCGTCGAAGGAATGTCACAACATGTAGGCGTTGTAGCTCGCAAAGGCatgaaatgtgaaaaagaAGGTCCCTTAATGCGGAATTTGAGACAAGCAGGCGCTATTCCGTTGTGTGTGACAAATATACCCGAATGGTGTTGCAATTGGGAGACTCATAACGTGATACAAGGAAGAACTTTTAATCCGTACAATACTTCTTACACTCCCGGCGGAAGTTCAGGAGGAGAAGCTGCTTTGTTGGGAGCTGCTGCGTCGTTATTTGGCGTTGGAACTGATTTTATGGGATCAATTCGACTTCCTGCGATGTTTTGTGGCGTCTTTGGGCATCGTCCTACAAGACCTTTGGTTAGTTTAGAAAAATCTGTTCCTGATTGGCCTGATCCaactattcaaaaaatcatggcAACAGGCCCAATGTGTCGTTACGCAAAAGATTTGCCATTGCTGCTGAAAATAATGATTGgagaaaatgttgaattagCTAAACTTGACGAGGTAGTTGActtaaaaagtgttaaaatattaatgccAACTACTTTCGCAAATAGCATAGAAGATACTCCCGTTGATAAGGAAATCGTTGAAAAACTTAATCTCGCAGCGGAGGAATTGAAAAAGCTCGGATGTAAAGTTGAACGAATCGAAATCGATTATAATGGATTATTTGAACGTCTTCTATCGAAATATTTGAGTGCTGATTTGAAGGAAGTTATCGATAACATGACTGACATTCCAAAGAGAGATGGATGTAACCTTCCATTCTTACGAGAATATCTCAAATGGGGAATGGGAAAATCTACTCATAATATTTACGCTATTCACGCGCAACTTCTTATAAGATTCAATCGGTATTATCCAACGCATCAGAATGTACCATTAATTGACGCATTTGAGAAGCAAATGAag aatatcTTACAAAACGACAGTGTGTTACTTTTCCCAACTTTTCCAACAGCAGCTTTCAAACATCATGGATTCGTTAAATCAATTCCGGCAATGGTTTACATCCTCCTCGCATCGGTTTTCAATCTTCCAGCAACATCTATTCCAATGGGATTAAATAAAGAACAAATGCCAATAGGAATTCAAGTTATTGGAGGTCCATTCCAAGACAGACTTTGTCTTTCTGTTGCTCAATTTTTGGAAACTAAATTTGGAGGATGGGTCCCTCCGCCGTCAGAATAa
- the LOC134838551 gene encoding uncharacterized protein LOC134838551 — translation MTNEESFNGQLLNSVWQVCEKVRKVLEKEGFALSYLFRNYDPRGTGLVEESQFFTVLMKNLRGILTLDELEIKLLSNYFKLRNGKIHYKQFCDVMEGFPNEVLEDVSKNCTDQRGSVEKNTLSNFENHHICLLLTKIAHSVRLREVALKPYFEDYEVIAKNNGTVTFSHLYRLLHFLGIELSNKDFQILVKKYIQDSYTINYENFVKDIETYVCFFDRNRPSSYEQDVAQNYPGKFIEVKIPSINRSEVETGNWIFGRPSTCHPSVTSHFYRRNRAFIDLNTIFESIQKHIVSNKINMVEYFRQFDSFLHGCVTKSQFKRVLEAIGISGLNRIYWSEEEIERLCEVFAKEENPELVNWKLFKNEIECGYSKGNCSLPPLKEITQEDIVNEIKCQNIESKIQKNLNERSFSLEPFFKDFDR, via the exons atgacAAATGAAGAGAGCTTTAATGGACAACTTCTAAATTCTGTGTGGCAAGTGTGTGAAAAAGTCAGAAAAGTACTTGAGAAAGAAGGTTTTGCCTTGAGTTATTTATTTCGGAATTATGATCCAAGAGGAACAGGACTTGTTGaag aaagtcaattttttactgtattgatgaaaaatttgcgtGGAATTTTGACATTGGATGAattggaaataaaattattatcaaattacTTCAAGTTAAGAAATGGGAAAATTCATTACAAGCAATTTTGTGACGTTATGGAAGGCTTTCCTAATGAAGTTCTTGAAgatgtgtcaaaaaattgtacagaTCAAAGAGGCTCCGTAGAGAAAAATACCTtatcgaatttcgaaaatcatcATATTTGTTTGTTACTCACCAAAATTGCTCATAGTGTTCGTCTCAGAGAAGTTGCATTAAAACCATATTTTGAAGATTACGAAGTAATAGCCAAAAATAACGGAACAGTTACATTTTCTCATCTCTACCGTCTCTTACATTTCCTCGGAATAGAACTAAGCAACaaagattttcaaatattggttaaaaaatacatacaaGACTCGTATACTatcaattatgaaaattttgtcaaagatATCGAGACTTACGTTTGTTTCTTTGATCGAAATCGACCTTCATCGTACGAACAAGATGTAGCTCAAAATTATCcgggaaaatttattgaagtaaaaatacCTTCCATCAACAGATCAGAAGTTGAAACTGGAAATTGGATTTTTGGAAGACCATCGACATGCCATCCATCTGTTACGAGTCATTTTTATCGGAGAAACAGAGCATTTATTGACTTAAATACCATTTTTGAGTCGATTCAAAAACACATTGtaagcaataaaattaatatggtAGAATATTTTCGTCAATTCGACTCGTTTCTTCATGGATGTGTCACAAAATCTCAATTTAAACGAGTTTTAGAAGCGATTGGTATATCAGGTCTGAATCGAATTTATTGGTCAGAAGAAGAAATAGAACGTCTTTGTGAAGTCTTTGCTAAAGAAGAAAATCCTGAATTAGTGAATTGGAAGTTGTTCAAGAACGAGATCGAGTGTGGATATTCTAAAGGAAATTGTAGTTTACCGCCTTTGAAAGAAATTACACAGGAGGATATCGTAAACgaaattaaatgtcaaaatattgaatcaaaaattcaaaaaaatttgaacgaaagaagtttttctcttgaaccttttttcaaagattttgatCGGTAA
- the LOC134826891 gene encoding uncharacterized protein LOC134826891 — protein sequence MRHNLGYVTLNQFYQVLSQLGTPLTGEEIQAIEQKYSNFKGFHYIAFLKKIEPQIVIRPKYEDFVQRKILVNRRTLHEPPKDEHDIVEILANVKSQVVKKRTNILQFMSGFDPINHQVITCSEFKRSLRNADIILTDNEMNVLCVMFKAPLRDGYVDYIRFCDLIEEVFTQKRLLHNPLIVPLQHLPSNDGVDNNLTNDERAVVSEVLKKLSRYHDTFSNMSELFQNYDKTQCGAVTKEQLTKILILRDIRMLSQHEIEILHKCFNKKNRFLYRDFLKALKLVANAQIQLPF from the exons atgcg gcacAATTTGGGTTATGTAACATTAAATCAATTCTATCAAGTACTTTCTCAATTAGGAACTCCTTTAACGGGTGAAGAAATTCAAGCaatcgaacaaaaatattccaacTTCAAAGGTTTTCACTATATcgcttttctcaaaaaaatcgaacctCAAATTGTTATTCGCCCAAAATACGAAGATTTtgttcaacgaaaaattttagttaatcgTCGCACTCTTCATGAACCTCCTAAAGATGAACACGACATCGTCGAGATTCTTGCTAACGTTAAATCTCAAGTCGTCAAGAAACGAACCAACATTCTTCAATTCATGTCTGGCTTTGATCCGATCAATCATCAAGTCATTACTTGCTCGGAATTCAAACGTAGCTTGAGAAATGCCGATATTATTTTAACGGATAACGAAATGAATGTTCTTTGTGTGATGTTTAAGGCGCCATTACGAGACGGATATGTTGACTACATTCGATTCTGTGACTTGATTGAAGAGGTTTTTACTCAAAAGAGACTTTTACATAATCCTCTAATTGTTCCGTTGCAACATTTACCGTCAAATGATGGCGTTGACAATAACTTAACAAACGATGAACGAGCTGTTGTCTCCGAAGTgttgaaaaaactttcacgATATCACGATACATTTAGCAATATGTCTGAACTGtttcaaaattatgataaaaccCAATGCGGAGCTGTAACGAAAGaacaattaacaaaaatattaatattaagagACATTCGAATGTTATCGCAACACGAAATTGAAATATTGCACAAGTgctttaacaagaaaaatcgatttttatatcGAGACTTTTTAAAAGCTCTTAAACTGGTAGCAAATGCACAAATTCAATTGCCATTCTGA